In a single window of the Arachis hypogaea cultivar Tifrunner chromosome 6, arahy.Tifrunner.gnm2.J5K5, whole genome shotgun sequence genome:
- the LOC114927818 gene encoding uncharacterized protein, translated as MTTNISECVNSVLKGTRNLPVTSLVKSTYGRLAELFVVRGQTAEAQLGSGHEFCQALVKAIDQNIRDSRFFTVMLYDRHQSEYTVAETTPTRNFSLGSYRVSLKDHTCDCGHFQALHYPCCHAIACCVYSRLNWASYVHEVYRMSEVFNVYKQGFVSPIPEGLWPPYAGPTIIPDPNMRRAKEGRPKATRICGSMDQSVENRPKRCGLCCQPGHTWRNCDQRRHAAGGDA; from the coding sequence ATGACAACCAACATTAGTGAATGTGTGAACTCTGTGTTAAAGGGAACTCGCAACCTCCCGGTCACATCGTTGGTTAAGTCAACTTACGGGAGGCTTGCTGAGCTATTTGTGGTCCGCGGACAGACAGCAGAGGCACAACTCGGATCTGGGCATGAATTTTGTCAGGCATTGGTCAAGGCTATTGATCAGAACATAAGAGACTCAAGGTTCTTCACCGTGATGTTATACGACAGGCACCAATCGGAGTACACCGTGGCCGAGACAACACCGACCAGGAACTTCTCGCTGGGTAGCTACAGAGTTTCCCTTAAGGATCACACCTGCGACTGTGGCCACTTTCAGGCGCTCCATTATCCTTGTTGCCACGCCATTGCATGTTGCGTCTACTCGCGCCTTAATTGGGCGTCATATGTTCACGAGGTGTATCGTATGAGTGAAGTGTTCAACGTTTACAAGCAGGGTTTTGTTTCGCCTATCCCAGAAGGCCTATGGCCCCCGTATGCTGGGCCAACTATCATTCCTGATCCTAACATGAGACGTGCAAAGGAAGGTCGTCCGAAGGCAACCAGGATTTGTGGTAGTATGGATCAGTCTGTGGAGAACCGGCCGAAGCGCTGTGGGCTATGCTGTCAGCCTGGCCATACGTGGAGGAACTGTGACCAGCGAAGACATGCTGCTGGAGGGGATGCTTAG